A single region of the Vicia villosa cultivar HV-30 ecotype Madison, WI linkage group LG4, Vvil1.0, whole genome shotgun sequence genome encodes:
- the LOC131594864 gene encoding general transcription and DNA repair factor IIH helicase subunit XPD-like, with amino-acid sequence MITSTMLCCHDASLAIRHVLERFQSVVITSGTLNPINLYPCLLNFEPVVILTQWKEINQCKLVFFETQDVVETTLALYNYRKACDCGRGAIFFTIAREFSSMHSLWFTYSPQSWLIELLGTLRRKLYIPTPSI; translated from the exons ATGATTACATCAACAATG CTTTGTTGCCATGATGCATCTCTTGCCATAAGACATGTTCTTGAGCGATTTCAGTCTGTTGTGATTACATCTGGCACATTAAACCCTATAAATTTGTACCCTTGTCTTCTAAATTTTGAGCCTGTTGTAATCCTAACCCAGTGGAAG GAAATAAATCAGTGTAAACTTGTCTTTTTTGAGACTCAAGATGTGGTAGAAACAACATTGGCTCTTTACAACTACCGCAAAGCTTGTGATTGTGGAAGAGGCGCTATCTTTTTTACAATTGCGAG GGAGTTTTCTTCAATGCATTCTTTGTGGTTTACATACTCTCCCCAAAGCTGGCTCATAGAGTTGTTGGGTACCTTGAGGAGGAAGCTATACATTCCTACACCGAGTATTTAA